One segment of Streptomyces sp. NA02950 DNA contains the following:
- a CDS encoding ABC transporter ATP-binding protein, whose translation MGPDAAPVAEIRGLRVELDGRAIVDGVNLKALPGKVTALVGASGSGKTTTGLALLGEYPPGARIGGDVRVAADGPVGYIPQHPAAVLNPARRVSALLTDIARSRTRHLPRGRRRAAAHEHVLRALADAQLPDGEALLRRYPHQLSGGQQQRVVLAQALLLGARVIVADEPTTGQDALTKSRIVDQLTAVAERGIAVVLLSHDLNVVRALADDVLVMRAGRIVESGPAERLWSTPRHPWTRELLTAHAEFTPPSPPAGPGEPEPVLRIHDLTARHREGGTRGRPTTVLRVPELTLYPGTCLAVVGRSGSGKTTLARCLAGLHRDHQGEITLDGATLPRTLRTRDRAQLAAVQYIFQDSRAAFDEHRPVLHQVARTAIRLRGTDKNTARQEALTTLTRLGLPEELGDRRPGQLSGGELQRAALARALLARPRLLICDEVTSGLDTINRRSLLELLARLLRERDDLSLVLITHDLDIAALAHRIAVLDSGELVEQGAAPRVLTTPEHPFTVSLMETTARLGVGTGR comes from the coding sequence ATGGGCCCCGACGCCGCGCCCGTCGCCGAGATCCGCGGCCTTCGCGTGGAGCTCGACGGCAGGGCGATCGTCGACGGCGTGAACCTCAAGGCCCTGCCGGGCAAGGTCACCGCCCTGGTGGGCGCTTCCGGCAGCGGCAAGACCACCACCGGCCTGGCCCTGCTCGGTGAGTACCCGCCCGGCGCGCGGATCGGCGGCGACGTCCGCGTAGCCGCCGACGGCCCGGTCGGCTACATCCCCCAGCACCCGGCGGCCGTCCTCAACCCCGCCCGCCGCGTCTCCGCCCTCCTGACCGACATCGCCCGCTCCCGGACACGCCACCTGCCCCGCGGCCGACGCCGGGCAGCGGCCCACGAACATGTCCTCCGCGCCCTGGCGGATGCCCAGCTCCCCGACGGCGAGGCCCTGCTGCGGCGCTACCCGCATCAGCTCTCCGGCGGCCAGCAGCAGCGCGTCGTCCTCGCCCAGGCGCTCCTGCTCGGCGCCCGCGTCATTGTCGCCGACGAACCAACCACCGGCCAGGACGCCCTGACCAAGAGCCGCATCGTCGACCAACTGACGGCCGTCGCCGAACGAGGCATCGCCGTCGTGCTGCTCAGCCACGACCTGAACGTGGTGCGCGCCCTCGCCGACGACGTCCTGGTCATGCGCGCCGGAAGGATCGTGGAATCGGGCCCCGCCGAACGACTGTGGAGCACACCCCGTCATCCGTGGACCCGCGAACTGCTCACCGCGCACGCGGAGTTCACACCCCCCAGCCCACCAGCCGGCCCCGGGGAGCCGGAGCCGGTCCTGCGGATACACGACCTCACCGCCCGCCACCGCGAGGGAGGCACCCGCGGCCGCCCGACCACGGTGCTGCGTGTCCCCGAACTCACCCTGTACCCCGGCACATGCCTGGCCGTCGTCGGCCGCTCGGGCAGTGGCAAGACCACGCTCGCCCGTTGCCTGGCCGGACTCCACCGGGACCACCAAGGGGAGATCACCCTGGACGGCGCCACCCTGCCCCGCACATTGCGCACCCGCGACCGCGCACAACTGGCGGCCGTGCAGTACATCTTCCAGGACTCGCGCGCCGCCTTCGATGAGCACCGTCCCGTCCTGCACCAGGTCGCCCGCACCGCGATACGCCTGCGCGGGACCGACAAGAACACGGCACGGCAGGAGGCCCTGACCACCCTGACCCGCCTCGGCCTACCGGAGGAACTGGGCGACAGGCGCCCCGGTCAGCTCTCCGGCGGCGAACTCCAGCGCGCCGCTCTCGCCCGCGCCCTGCTCGCCCGGCCTCGCCTCCTCATCTGCGACGAGGTCACCTCCGGCCTCGACACCATCAACCGCCGCAGCCTCCTGGAACTCCTCGCCCGGTTGCTGCGTGAACGCGACGACCTTTCGCTGGTCCTCATCACCCATGATCTGGACATCGCGGCCCTCGCCCACCGCATAGCGGTCCTCGACTCCGGAGAGCTTGTCGAGCAGGGGGCGGCCCCACGCGTACTGACCACACCGGAGCATCCCTTCACCGTCTCCCTCATGGAGACCACGGCACGCCTGGGGGTGGGAACGGGGCGGTGA
- a CDS encoding ABC transporter permease yields the protein MPLPGRAAKGRTGRFALGVAVVSVPLVLALLGPVFAGAPGPRTASFTLGGGHWLGTDFVGRDVWRQVLHGGRPVVLTALAATALSYLVALPVGLVCALTHRRWLEELLIRPLDVLLAVPSLLLILLVASVFSPGAVGLALLVALVNVPDAVRIVRATAAEAAARPAVEALRMQGETWWRIAVGYVGRSILRTLAADAGTRLTGVLYLVATAAFLGVGVAPDAADWAVMVDRNRTGLFVQPWAVVVPAVLIVALTMGTNLLFDAALAGSRRPARGRGARSRITRNRAGEPRP from the coding sequence ATGCCGCTGCCCGGCCGTGCGGCGAAGGGGCGTACGGGCCGCTTCGCGCTCGGCGTCGCCGTCGTCTCCGTACCCCTCGTGCTCGCTCTTCTCGGGCCGGTGTTCGCGGGGGCCCCGGGCCCGCGGACCGCGTCCTTCACCCTCGGGGGCGGCCACTGGCTCGGCACCGACTTCGTGGGGCGGGACGTGTGGCGGCAGGTGCTGCACGGCGGGCGTCCGGTCGTGCTGACGGCGCTCGCCGCCACCGCGCTGTCCTATCTCGTCGCCCTCCCGGTGGGCCTGGTCTGCGCGCTCACCCACCGCCGCTGGCTGGAGGAGCTGCTGATCCGGCCCCTGGACGTCCTGCTCGCCGTGCCGTCACTGCTGCTGATCCTGCTCGTCGCCTCGGTGTTCTCCCCCGGCGCCGTCGGCCTCGCCCTGCTGGTCGCGCTGGTCAACGTGCCCGACGCGGTCCGTATCGTGCGGGCCACCGCCGCCGAGGCCGCCGCCCGCCCGGCGGTCGAGGCGCTGCGCATGCAGGGCGAGACCTGGTGGCGCATTGCCGTCGGCTACGTTGGGCGTTCCATCCTGCGCACCCTGGCCGCCGACGCCGGCACCCGGCTGACCGGCGTGCTCTATCTGGTTGCCACGGCCGCGTTCCTCGGCGTCGGGGTCGCGCCGGACGCCGCCGACTGGGCGGTCATGGTCGACCGCAACCGCACCGGTCTGTTCGTCCAGCCATGGGCCGTGGTCGTCCCGGCCGTACTGATCGTCGCCCTGACGATGGGCACCAACCTCCTCTTCGACGCCGCGCTCGCGGGCAGCCGACGGCCCGCACGCGGCCGGGGCGCGAGGAGCAGGATCACCCGGAACCGGGCAGGAGAGCCACGTCCGTGA
- a CDS encoding ABC transporter permease: MSGLRSFVARRLLLGVAQTLAVMVLVFALTEALPGDAAVALAGDQPDPARIAAIREALHLDRPAHERLADWAVGLLHGDLGTSLTSGRPVSAYIADGFGPTLLLAALTVALLVPVGFGLGVLAARYEGRLVDRLVSSVTLAVYAVPEFALGSLLVTVLALRLNWLPPTAVGYGTDRLGHPAALVLPVLVLLSRPVCSLSRLVRAGMVDALASPYVAHARRYGVSGATIRYTHALPAALAPAAQQLARTIDWLLCGVVVVEALYVIPGLGTVLLNAVAERDVPVVQGLAVVFGILTVVLNLGADLVTHRLTPRAGVAA; encoded by the coding sequence GTGAGCGGACTGCGCTCCTTCGTCGCCCGGCGGCTGCTGCTCGGCGTCGCGCAGACCCTTGCCGTGATGGTGCTGGTCTTCGCGCTCACCGAGGCGCTGCCGGGCGATGCCGCGGTCGCTCTGGCCGGAGACCAGCCCGACCCCGCGCGCATCGCGGCCATCCGTGAGGCCCTCCACCTGGACCGGCCCGCCCACGAGCGGCTGGCCGACTGGGCCGTTGGCCTGCTCCACGGCGACCTCGGGACCTCGCTCACCTCCGGCCGCCCGGTCAGCGCGTACATCGCCGACGGCTTCGGGCCGACCCTGCTGCTGGCCGCGCTCACCGTGGCGCTGCTCGTCCCGGTCGGCTTCGGCCTCGGGGTGCTGGCCGCACGGTACGAAGGCCGGCTGGTCGACCGACTGGTCAGCTCGGTGACGCTCGCCGTGTACGCGGTGCCCGAGTTCGCCCTCGGAAGTCTGCTGGTGACCGTCCTCGCGCTCCGGCTGAACTGGCTGCCGCCGACCGCCGTGGGCTACGGCACCGACCGGCTCGGCCACCCGGCCGCGCTCGTGCTGCCCGTGCTCGTCCTGCTGTCCCGCCCGGTGTGCTCGCTGTCCCGGTTGGTGCGCGCCGGCATGGTCGACGCGCTCGCCTCCCCGTACGTGGCGCACGCCCGGCGCTACGGCGTCTCCGGCGCCACGATCCGTTACACCCACGCCCTGCCTGCCGCCCTCGCCCCCGCCGCCCAGCAGTTGGCCCGCACCATCGACTGGCTGCTGTGCGGCGTCGTCGTCGTGGAGGCCCTGTATGTGATCCCGGGCCTGGGGACCGTCCTGCTGAACGCCGTCGCCGAGCGGGACGTGCCCGTCGTCCAGGGCCTCGCCGTCGTCTTCGGCATCCTGACCGTCGTCCTCAACCTGGGCGCGGACCTGGTGACCCATCGGCTGACGCCCCGGGCGGGGGTGGCCGCGTGA
- a CDS encoding ABC transporter substrate-binding protein, with translation MHDEPARRLPSMGDQPDDRRFPGLRRRGFLAAGAASLGAFALTGCGGTDDTAGTGGSAGTPRRGGRLRAAFAGGGASETLDPHLANLFSDAARAKALYDKLADYGSDLSAQPRLAEKWEANKTLDRWQVTLRRATFHDGRPVTAKDVLHSYRRIADPKKAFRAKASLEPIDLDASRATGERGIEFVLKRPTAEFPNILAAFGAYIVPEDATDFDKKPIGSGPFRFVSFAPGRSAVFRRNEDYWDGAPHLDELEFVVANEESARVGALLGGQVEYAHELHPTTARAHEGKGQITIVRLRGSDMQGFAMKTDRAPFDDKRVRQAFFLIADRKELLDGALSGAGVIGNDLFGKGYEYYADSLPQREQDLDRARALLKAAGAEKLKVTLDTSAVAAGFTESASIFRDQAAKAGVTINVKMGSKDSYWSDILDGGTLCSYRSGAMPIEAHISQRLLTDSTTNATKWHHKDFDALYQRAQSTKDKAERAGVYERMQRRLYSEGGFLVWGFADWIIGTARNVKGVESKAPANTLDWARFDKVWLA, from the coding sequence ATGCATGACGAACCCGCCCGCCGTCTTCCCTCCATGGGCGATCAGCCGGACGATCGCCGCTTCCCCGGTCTGCGCCGCCGCGGCTTCCTCGCCGCCGGCGCCGCATCGCTGGGCGCCTTCGCCCTCACCGGATGCGGCGGCACCGACGACACCGCGGGAACGGGCGGAAGCGCCGGCACCCCCCGGCGCGGCGGACGGCTGCGCGCCGCGTTCGCCGGCGGCGGTGCGAGCGAGACCCTCGATCCGCACCTGGCCAACCTCTTCTCCGACGCCGCCCGCGCGAAGGCCCTCTACGACAAACTCGCCGACTACGGCTCCGACCTGTCCGCCCAACCCCGCCTCGCCGAGAAGTGGGAGGCGAACAAGACCCTGGACCGGTGGCAGGTCACCCTCCGCAGGGCCACCTTCCACGACGGTCGGCCCGTCACCGCCAAGGACGTGCTCCACAGCTACCGCCGGATCGCCGATCCCAAGAAGGCGTTCCGCGCCAAGGCGTCCCTGGAACCCATCGACCTCGACGCGAGCCGCGCCACCGGCGAACGGGGCATCGAATTCGTCCTCAAGCGGCCCACCGCCGAATTCCCCAACATCCTGGCGGCGTTCGGCGCGTACATCGTGCCGGAGGACGCCACCGACTTCGACAAGAAGCCGATCGGCTCCGGTCCGTTCCGCTTCGTGTCCTTCGCCCCCGGCCGATCGGCCGTCTTCCGCCGCAACGAGGACTACTGGGACGGCGCCCCGCACCTCGACGAGCTCGAATTCGTCGTCGCCAACGAGGAGTCCGCCCGGGTCGGCGCGCTCCTCGGCGGACAGGTCGAGTACGCCCACGAACTCCACCCCACCACCGCCCGCGCCCACGAGGGCAAGGGGCAGATCACCATCGTCCGGCTCCGGGGCAGCGACATGCAGGGGTTCGCGATGAAGACCGACCGGGCCCCCTTCGACGACAAGCGGGTGCGCCAGGCGTTCTTCCTGATCGCCGACCGCAAGGAACTCCTCGACGGCGCCCTGTCGGGCGCGGGAGTGATCGGCAACGATCTGTTCGGCAAGGGCTACGAGTACTACGCCGACAGCCTCCCGCAGCGCGAGCAGGACCTCGACCGGGCCCGCGCCCTGCTGAAGGCGGCCGGCGCCGAGAAGCTGAAGGTCACCCTCGACACCTCGGCGGTGGCCGCCGGGTTCACCGAGTCCGCGAGCATCTTCCGCGACCAGGCCGCGAAGGCGGGCGTCACCATCAACGTGAAGATGGGCAGCAAGGACTCGTACTGGAGCGACATCCTGGACGGCGGCACCCTGTGCTCCTACCGCTCCGGTGCCATGCCCATCGAGGCCCACATCTCCCAGCGGCTGCTCACCGACTCCACCACGAATGCCACCAAGTGGCACCACAAGGACTTCGACGCGCTCTACCAGCGGGCCCAGTCCACCAAGGACAAGGCCGAGCGGGCGGGCGTCTACGAGCGCATGCAGCGCCGCCTGTACTCCGAAGGTGGCTTCCTGGTCTGGGGCTTCGCCGACTGGATAATCGGAACCGCGCGCAACGTCAAGGGAGTTGAGTCCAAGGCGCCCGCCAACACTCTCGACTGGGCACGCTTCGACAAGGTGTGGCTCGCGTGA
- a CDS encoding class I SAM-dependent methyltransferase, giving the protein MTTTTAGADVHNLLTDNPELYEARFPDPERLAGRWTEDCLRRYDAGRRVLDLGCGTGRDAAHLHGAGREVTGADLSEAMLAHARGHHPGPEYVRADLHAFDLGRGVSDAVVCLDSALLYCHTNAQLDGFLSSCRRALVPGGLLVAEMRNGAYFLGRTDLLDAPTVAKFTWRGTAYRSTTTLTVDRTAQLLRRTRVWTTDDGSPPVEQRSAWRLLFPQELRHLLATHGFDVLELHDGPGPRTEPPWREGHSPGRTTDADRLHVVARLTGPVPSAP; this is encoded by the coding sequence ATGACGACCACCACGGCGGGCGCGGACGTGCACAATCTGCTCACCGACAACCCCGAGCTGTACGAGGCCAGGTTTCCCGACCCGGAGCGGCTCGCCGGCCGATGGACGGAGGACTGCCTGCGCCGGTACGATGCCGGAAGGCGTGTCCTGGATCTGGGCTGCGGCACCGGCCGCGACGCCGCACACCTCCACGGCGCGGGCCGCGAGGTGACCGGGGCCGACCTCTCCGAGGCGATGCTCGCGCACGCCCGCGGACACCACCCCGGCCCCGAGTACGTCCGCGCCGACCTGCACGCGTTCGACCTGGGCCGGGGCGTGTCCGACGCCGTGGTGTGCCTGGACAGCGCGCTGCTGTACTGCCACACCAACGCCCAGCTCGACGGCTTCCTGTCGTCCTGCCGGCGCGCCCTCGTCCCCGGCGGACTGCTCGTCGCGGAGATGCGCAACGGCGCCTACTTCCTCGGCCGTACGGACCTGCTCGACGCACCCACGGTCGCGAAGTTCACCTGGCGGGGCACCGCCTACCGGTCCACCACCACGCTCACGGTGGACCGCACGGCCCAGCTCCTGCGCCGTACCCGCGTATGGACCACGGACGACGGATCCCCGCCCGTGGAACAGCGCTCCGCGTGGCGGCTGCTCTTCCCGCAGGAGCTGCGCCACCTCCTGGCCACCCACGGCTTCGACGTCCTGGAGCTGCACGACGGACCGGGTCCGCGCACCGAGCCGCCCTGGCGCGAGGGCCACTCCCCCGGCCGTACGACCGACGCCGACCGACTGCACGTAGTGGCCCGCCTCACCGGGCCCGTCCCCTCGGCGCCCTGA
- a CDS encoding MFS transporter, translating to MKTWHETRRFPLAIQLLLVNQLGVNTGFYLLIPYLATHLDENLGMSAAVVGIVLGVRNLSQQGLFIIGGSAADRLGARGVIIAGCALRTVGFGLFALGDSLWVLIAASVLSGFAGALFNPAVRAYLAQEAGERKAEAFALFNVFATTGALIGPLLGSALLLVDFRTSALTAAGIFAVLTVAQALVLPAREVEPSKGTVLADWREVLGHRAFLAFALAMVGMFTLENQLYLLLPDGARRATGWDGAAGLVFLVGTLANLALQLRITSTLKLSGARARWIAAGLGLMALAFLPPALVAGGSGGPDGTADAALRALPVLLGALLLYLGVMVAQPFVMELVPSFGRPELTGTYFGIFYVVSGIAAALGNTVVGWAMDAGERSDANWLPWVCCALFGLASAVGVAWLHRLGSLPTTQGPATPATASGHTGGGVARETRETRETT from the coding sequence GTGAAGACGTGGCATGAAACGCGTCGCTTCCCGCTCGCGATCCAGCTGCTGCTGGTCAACCAGCTCGGCGTCAATACCGGCTTCTACCTGCTCATCCCCTATCTCGCCACCCACCTCGACGAGAACCTCGGCATGTCGGCCGCCGTCGTCGGCATCGTCCTCGGCGTGCGCAACCTGAGTCAGCAGGGTCTGTTCATCATCGGCGGCTCGGCCGCCGACCGGCTCGGCGCCCGTGGCGTCATCATCGCCGGATGCGCCCTGCGCACGGTCGGATTCGGGCTGTTCGCGCTCGGCGACAGCCTCTGGGTCCTGATCGCCGCCTCCGTGCTCAGCGGGTTCGCCGGAGCGCTGTTCAACCCGGCCGTACGCGCCTACCTCGCCCAGGAGGCGGGAGAGCGCAAGGCCGAGGCGTTCGCCCTGTTCAACGTTTTCGCCACGACGGGGGCGTTGATCGGTCCACTGCTCGGCAGCGCGCTGCTCCTGGTGGACTTCCGCACCTCGGCCCTCACCGCCGCCGGAATCTTCGCGGTCCTCACCGTGGCGCAAGCCCTGGTGCTGCCCGCGCGCGAGGTGGAGCCGAGCAAGGGCACGGTGCTCGCGGACTGGCGCGAGGTGCTCGGCCACCGCGCCTTCCTGGCATTCGCCCTCGCCATGGTCGGCATGTTCACCCTGGAGAACCAGCTCTATCTGCTGCTGCCCGACGGAGCGCGCCGGGCCACCGGCTGGGACGGCGCAGCCGGGCTCGTCTTCCTCGTCGGCACCCTCGCCAATCTCGCGCTCCAGCTGCGCATCACCAGCACCCTGAAGTTGAGCGGCGCGCGGGCGCGCTGGATCGCCGCGGGGCTCGGTCTGATGGCGCTGGCGTTCCTGCCGCCCGCGCTGGTCGCGGGCGGCTCCGGCGGCCCCGACGGCACCGCCGACGCGGCACTGCGCGCCCTGCCCGTGCTGCTCGGCGCCCTGCTGCTCTACCTCGGGGTGATGGTCGCCCAGCCGTTTGTGATGGAACTCGTCCCCAGCTTCGGCCGGCCCGAACTGACGGGCACCTACTTCGGCATCTTCTACGTGGTCTCGGGCATCGCCGCCGCCCTCGGCAACACCGTCGTCGGCTGGGCCATGGACGCCGGCGAGCGGAGCGACGCCAACTGGCTGCCCTGGGTGTGCTGCGCGCTGTTCGGGCTCGCCTCCGCGGTCGGCGTGGCCTGGCTGCACCGGCTGGGCTCGCTGCCGACGACGCAGGGGCCCGCCACACCGGCCACGGCATCCGGCCACACCGGAGGCGGCGTGGCGAGGGAGACGAGGGAGACGAGGGAGACGACATGA
- a CDS encoding enolase C-terminal domain-like protein, producing the protein MKASQRTVHLQLAEPLRISRSTMAARDALWLSVEHDGVSGHGEAVTSVYYGLDAATLRRLLAAVGTDLVRHRDPESALEALRAGELAGATTPPAVTAALEAALLDLVGKRAGTPVHRLLGAPEPPVAATARTIGITSPRRAAAEARRLAARGFEVLKVKAGTPDPEDDVERVRVIRDAAPGVRLLLDPNGAWTVAQAMALLPRFAELGVEAVEQPLAPGCPDALGALAERSPVPVIADEDAVDLEDVRHLAGRVQGVNVKLAKCGGVHAALRIAEAIEGSGTALMLGCLTASSLGLAPAVHLADRAHWADLDGHLLLARDPWSGIGGADGFVRANTLPGLGVQPREVSREDVA; encoded by the coding sequence GTGAAGGCCAGTCAGCGCACCGTCCATCTGCAACTCGCCGAGCCTCTGCGTATCTCCCGCTCGACGATGGCCGCCCGCGACGCGCTATGGCTGAGCGTCGAACACGACGGGGTCAGCGGCCACGGCGAGGCGGTCACCAGCGTCTACTACGGTCTCGACGCCGCCACCCTGCGACGCCTCCTCGCGGCCGTCGGCACGGATCTCGTCCGCCATCGCGACCCCGAGAGCGCCCTGGAAGCCCTGCGGGCGGGCGAGTTGGCCGGTGCCACCACTCCCCCGGCCGTGACCGCCGCCCTGGAGGCGGCGCTCCTCGACCTCGTCGGCAAGCGCGCGGGCACTCCCGTGCACCGCCTCCTCGGCGCGCCGGAGCCTCCCGTCGCCGCCACCGCCCGCACCATCGGCATCACCTCGCCGCGCCGTGCCGCGGCCGAGGCCCGCCGCCTGGCCGCACGCGGCTTCGAGGTCCTCAAGGTCAAGGCGGGAACTCCCGATCCCGAGGACGACGTGGAACGCGTCCGTGTCATCCGCGACGCGGCACCCGGCGTCCGGCTGCTCCTCGACCCCAACGGCGCCTGGACCGTGGCGCAGGCCATGGCCCTGCTGCCACGGTTCGCCGAACTCGGCGTCGAGGCCGTCGAACAGCCCCTCGCACCCGGCTGTCCGGACGCGCTGGGGGCCCTGGCCGAGCGCTCCCCCGTACCGGTCATCGCCGACGAGGACGCCGTGGACCTGGAGGACGTACGCCATCTGGCCGGACGCGTCCAGGGCGTCAATGTCAAGCTCGCCAAGTGCGGCGGGGTGCACGCCGCCCTGCGCATCGCCGAGGCGATCGAGGGCAGCGGCACCGCGCTGATGCTCGGCTGTCTGACCGCCAGCAGCCTGGGCCTGGCGCCCGCCGTCCACCTCGCCGACCGCGCCCACTGGGCCGACCTCGACGGGCACCTGCTGCTGGCCCGCGACCCGTGGTCGGGCATCGGCGGCGCCGACGGCTTCGTCCGCGCGAACACCCTTCCCGGCCTCGGAGTCCAGCCCCGGGAGGTGAGCCGTGAAGACGTGGCATGA
- a CDS encoding PLP-dependent cysteine synthase family protein translates to MTTTAVRPTARRELLALLGRTPVVRITCDLPGPHPGFWAKLEGLSAGGMKARAAVAMLLGARERGELRPGAPVVESTSGTLGIGLAFAGQTLGHPVVLVGDSELEPSMRQLLRTHGVRLELVDRPAERGGWQAARLARLRELLAELPGAYWPDQYNNPDNTAGYASLAAELAAQLDHLDILVCSVGTGGHSAGIIGPLRRHWPALRLFGVDAVGSTIFGQPARPRVMRGLGSSIHPRNVAYDAFDEVHWVGPAEAVDSCRRLARGSFVSGGWSTGAVALVAAWAARVHPGAAVATVFPDGPHRYLGTVYDDDFTNAHGLDPATAATRPVEIPHPGAAEATGWTRCTRVTDPLRPDLLGPAPLEAVPAHHHLEDTL, encoded by the coding sequence ATGACCACGACAGCCGTCCGGCCCACCGCCCGCCGGGAGTTGCTCGCCCTGCTCGGCCGTACCCCCGTGGTCCGCATCACCTGCGATCTGCCGGGGCCGCACCCCGGCTTCTGGGCCAAGCTCGAAGGACTCTCGGCGGGCGGCATGAAGGCGCGGGCCGCCGTTGCGATGTTGCTGGGCGCCCGCGAGCGCGGGGAACTGCGCCCCGGGGCACCGGTGGTGGAGTCCACCTCCGGCACCCTCGGCATCGGACTCGCCTTCGCCGGGCAGACCCTCGGCCATCCCGTCGTGCTGGTCGGCGACAGCGAACTGGAGCCGTCCATGCGGCAGTTGCTGCGCACCCACGGAGTGCGGCTGGAGCTGGTGGACCGTCCGGCGGAGAGGGGCGGCTGGCAGGCCGCCCGCCTCGCCCGGCTGCGGGAACTGCTCGCCGAACTGCCCGGCGCGTACTGGCCCGACCAGTACAACAACCCCGACAACACCGCCGGTTACGCCTCGCTCGCCGCCGAACTCGCCGCCCAGCTCGACCACCTGGACATCCTGGTGTGCAGCGTGGGCACGGGCGGCCACAGCGCGGGAATCATCGGTCCGCTGCGGCGGCACTGGCCCGCGCTACGGCTGTTCGGCGTCGACGCCGTCGGCTCCACGATCTTCGGCCAGCCCGCGCGGCCCCGGGTGATGCGCGGCCTGGGCAGCAGCATCCACCCGCGCAACGTCGCCTACGACGCCTTCGACGAGGTCCACTGGGTCGGTCCGGCGGAGGCCGTGGACAGCTGCCGTCGGCTCGCCCGGGGGAGTTTCGTCAGCGGCGGCTGGAGCACCGGTGCGGTCGCGCTGGTCGCCGCCTGGGCCGCCCGTGTCCACCCCGGAGCGGCCGTGGCCACCGTCTTCCCCGACGGCCCGCACCGCTATCTCGGCACCGTCTACGACGACGACTTCACCAACGCCCACGGCCTCGACCCGGCCACGGCAGCCACCCGTCCCGTGGAGATCCCGCACCCCGGCGCGGCCGAGGCCACCGGCTGGACGCGATGTACGAGGGTCACCGACCCCTTGCGGCCCGATCTGCTGGGGCCCGCCCCACTGGAGGCCGTCCCCGCCCACCACCACCTGGAAGACACCCTGTGA
- a CDS encoding DUF364 domain-containing protein, whose product MTAAASDTSGISAVDSAPALSAPRVRTYDDLVTRVRAGELGPDPRTRRIAVAFTTRQAVRHDGRGTGYRNEVLSLRLAGAVGSCAVEPGSLSDSAVEQCVGADVATLLDHPLLPVRVAALDAYLMHVTPHVPEHGARPVALPAGTSLEKSRARAEAVVGLLDSPPGATVLVVGVVNSLLEALRSRGNGYVPCDLKGGVTEWDEPVVTDALAAAARCDALLVSGMTLGNGTFEPLREHVLRHGKRLVLFAQTGSAVLPRLLGHGVSAVCAEPYPFFWLDGGPGTVHHYRADRPGGAR is encoded by the coding sequence ATGACCGCCGCCGCCTCCGACACCTCCGGCATATCCGCCGTCGACTCCGCCCCGGCCCTTTCCGCTCCCCGTGTGAGGACGTACGACGATCTCGTGACGCGTGTGCGGGCCGGCGAACTCGGGCCCGACCCGCGCACCCGGCGGATCGCCGTGGCATTCACCACCCGGCAGGCCGTACGGCACGACGGACGCGGCACCGGCTACCGCAACGAGGTGCTCAGCCTGCGGCTCGCCGGAGCCGTCGGCTCGTGCGCGGTCGAGCCCGGCTCCCTGTCCGACAGCGCCGTGGAGCAGTGTGTCGGCGCCGATGTGGCCACGCTGCTGGACCATCCGCTGCTCCCGGTGCGCGTGGCCGCACTCGACGCCTACCTGATGCATGTCACTCCGCACGTCCCGGAGCACGGGGCCCGTCCGGTCGCCCTCCCCGCCGGGACGTCGCTGGAGAAGTCCCGGGCGCGGGCGGAGGCCGTCGTCGGGCTGCTCGACTCGCCGCCGGGGGCGACGGTGCTCGTGGTCGGCGTCGTCAACTCCCTTCTCGAGGCGCTCCGTTCGCGCGGAAACGGCTATGTGCCGTGCGACCTCAAGGGCGGGGTGACGGAGTGGGACGAGCCCGTCGTCACCGACGCGCTCGCCGCGGCCGCCCGCTGCGACGCGCTGCTCGTCTCCGGAATGACCCTGGGCAACGGGACCTTCGAGCCGCTGCGGGAGCACGTGCTGCGGCACGGCAAGCGGCTGGTGCTCTTCGCGCAAACCGGCAGCGCCGTACTGCCCCGGCTCCTGGGGCACGGGGTGAGCGCGGTGTGCGCCGAACCGTATCCCTTCTTCTGGCTGGACGGCGGCCCCGGCACTGTCCACCACTACCGCGCCGACCGCCCCGGAGGTGCCCGATGA